The Trichoderma atroviride chromosome 5, complete sequence genome contains a region encoding:
- a CDS encoding uncharacterized protein (EggNog:ENOG41), which yields MPSFNRIAVYGHRGWASSAIVDALIASGAPLKVLYRHDSDVSRLPDDLPKVAVDLDDEEALIGALEDVDILISLVGHEGVIKQYNFIRAIPKTNVKLFVPSDLGYRVDEEMATIPVLKAKAEVEKASKDAGIPTTVVLPGNLAESTFDSLLLGIDVGGNRIVYTGDSEHQKMNICTRKYIAAAYAAIFTKTPISQLQNRSIGLSEFIVTGSDVAAALERKHGTPPQIFRASVERVTKEIEARLQKDDVSAISLAYRLPWATGKHLELVGTDVWDVAGYQKTTLDKVVVEGDLEPFKAFPPQFAALMETTFF from the exons ATGCCATCATTCAACAGAATTGCAGTCTACGGACACCGGGGTTGGGCGAGCTCAGCCATTGTGGACGCACTCATCGCGTCCGGTGCGCCACTGAAAGTGCTCTACCGTCATGATTCGGATGTGAGTCGTCTTCCGGATGACTTGCCTAAAGTTGCAGTCGATCTAGATGATGAGGAAGCTCTTATCGGCGCACTGGAAGATGTCGATATCCTCAT CTCCTTGGTCGGCCACGAAGGTGTTATAAAGCAGTATAACTTCATACGAGCCATTCCAAAGACAAATGTCAAGCTCTTTGTGCCATCTGACCTTGGCTATCGCGTTGATGAGGAGATGGCAACTATTCCTGTCCTAAAGGCCAAAGCTGAGGTGGAAAAAGCCTCCAAAGACGCTGGCATACCTACCACTGTGGTTTTGCCAGGCAACCTTGCTGAGTCGACATTTGACTCCCT TCTTCTTGGGATTGACGTTGGCGGCAATCGAATTGTTTATACCGGCGACAGCGAGCACCAGAAAATGAATATCTG TACGAGAAAGTATATTGCCGCAGCTTACGCTGCGATATTTACAAAGACCCCAATATCTCAGCTTCAGAATCGGAGCATTGGGCTTTCAGAATTCATCGTTACTGGGTCTGACGTTGCTGCGGCGCTGGAACGCAAGCATGGGACACCTCCCCAGATCTTTCGGGCGAGCGTCGAGCGTGTTACCAAAGAAATCGAGGCCCGTCTGCAAAAGGACGATGTTTCTGCGATATCGCTTGCATATCGCCTACCTTGGGCGACCGGCAAACACTTGGAACTTGTCGGTACTGATGTTTGGGACGTTGCAGGCTATCAAAAGACAACACTTGACAAAGTGGTTGTGGAGGGTGATTTAGAGCCGTTCAAGGCCTTTCCACCTCAGTTTGCCGCACTCATGGAGACAACATTCTTTTAA
- a CDS encoding uncharacterized protein (EggNog:ENOG41~SECRETED:SignalP(1-19)) has protein sequence MYFSTTSFLAVLTASIASAQQMQLNYYSDQCSSYLGSVEVSWATNLYAGPPNCYNYHFGTFANIADCWAGGCVCDFYQGSNCGGGQLYEQAFGGGNCVLVDGANSFACYYGM, from the coding sequence ATGTACTTCTCAACGACCTCGTTTCTCGCGGTTCTCACCGCATCCATTGCTTCTGCACAGCAAATGCAGCTCAACTACTACAGCGACCAGTGCAGCAGCTATCTTGGTTCAGTCGAGGTGTCCTGGGCCACCAACTTATACGCCGGACCCCCGAACTGCTACAACTATCACTTTGGCACCTTTGCGAACATTGCCGATTGCTGGGCTGGTGGCTGCGTGTGCGACTTTTACCAAGGATCCAACTGTGGCGGCGGTCAACTGTACGAACAGGCTTTTGGGGGAGGCAACTGTGTTCTAGTTGATGGAGCGAATTCTTTTGCATGCTACTATGGCATGTAA
- a CDS encoding uncharacterized protein (EggNog:ENOG41) has product MAPIVIGSLCYHYLAVDVIAPFDLIFGGTKQFMDGMRIYTPTVTDSLVAKAPEFVFQHIGLSRDPVDLTAGLTVKPTCTVDDCPELDILFLGGPNPGPFSLDPRYAEFIRNHVASGKPLFTNCTGSFVAAIAGVLDGKNATGNHLEYEWVKHKYPKVNWTRDKKWVVDGNIWTASGPMAGMDMILHWLRDNHGEEVFTWAAMNLDYEPRDIDGVNVIPFRYDEDGKRLFTHVHRYHDSY; this is encoded by the coding sequence ATGGCACCTATTGTTATCGGCTCTCTCTGCTACCACTACCTGGCCGTCGATGTCATTGCTCCCTTTGACTTGATCTTCGGCGGTACCAAGCAGTTTATGGACGGCATGAGAATATACACGCCAACTGTTACCGACTCGTTAGTTGCAAAGGCACCAGAATTTGTCTTCCAGCACATTGGCCTTTCTCGCGATCCCGTCGATCTAACGGCTGGCCTTACTGTAAAGCCCACGTGTACTGTCGATGACTGCCCCGAGCTAgacattctcttccttggaGGCCCCAATCCCGGCCCTTTCTCTCTCGATCCGAGATACGCTGAATTCATCCGCAATCACGTGGCTTCAGGAAAGCCTCTATTTACCAATTGTACCGGTTCCTTCGTCGCCGCCATAGCGGGTGTATTGGACGGCAAGAATGCCACAGGCAACCACCTTGAGTATGAATGGGTGAAGCACAAGTATCCCAAGGTGAACTGGACAAGGGACAAGAAGTGGGTTGTCGATGGAAACATATGGACGGCTTCCGGTCCTATGGCGGGTATGGACATGATTCTTCACTGGTTGCGGGATAATCATGGAGAGGAAGTGTTTACTTGGGCGGCGATGAATCTCGACTACGAGCCTCGAGATATAGATGGAGTGAATGTGATTCCTTTCCGTTATGACGAGGATGGAAAGCGGTTGTTTACTCATGTTCATCGGTATCATGACTCTTACTAA
- a CDS encoding uncharacterized protein (EggNog:ENOG41), with product MGITTTLISGNDDETAVFAEAFDGDLSLIFRFDVDISQPLSTSSRIVTCFHEIEVDDEKRTLPDRESMRQAVYDLISHVWPICASDPSIRLPDVVLHIQQDDRGETTFTISHEGVFQRYLAGLLPVSSVKDALIRKVGVTEPRYASLESLKFSHKLGGRGGTTITRFRDQKDGGPYIYKGLSFRLFLEGDAIYRPERDTFHRELKAIYSLPSHPNLQRTPSFLVTTGPPQSASQGVGEENRVLCGMLYPFLERQSLQEVINQSNESHTSLPLVAKAKWAFQISSAMATVHSSGQYHMDLKPSNILLNNENDVVVIDWEQCGASPFFLAPEASGLWDVEVVANSETDEAQEAKPTMAYREFIGPLLDSRGTWPRRNVFQLWQRECPRALEAAEIYSVGKSLWVIFEQKNDDWVYERKHPEATTVEWTPGSDGVSGAWKDFVSRCMSVDPNKRPTFEQGERFWEQEWKQLEENTKEM from the coding sequence ATGGGGATTACTACAACGCTCATTTCTGGGAATGACGATGAGACTGCGGTGTTTGCAGAAGCCTTTGATGGCGATCTTTCGTTAATTTTTAGATTTGATGTCGATATCTCTCAGCcgctcagcaccagcagccgcatAGTCACCTGCTTTCACGAGATCGAGGTTGACGACGAGAAGAGGACACTTCCGGACAGAGAATCCATGCGGCAAGCAGTATACGATCTCATCTCACACGTCTGGCCTATTTGCGCATCCGATCCTTCAATCCGCCTTCCGGACGTTGTTTTACACATTCAGCAAGACGATCGTGGCGAAACGACGTTTACAATCTCTCACGAGGGTGTTTTTCAACGATATCTCGCGGGTCTTTTGCCTGTTAGCTCTGTTAAGGATGCTCTTATCCGAAAAGTTGGTGTGACCGAACCGCGTTATGCATCACTCGAGTCCCTTAAATTTTCCCATAAACTTGGGGGACGCGGAGGGACGACGATTACTCGTTTCAGAGACCAGAAAGATGGCGGACCATACATCTACAAGGGACTCAGTTTCCGCCTATTTCTGGAAGGCGATGCAATTTATAGACCCGAGCGAGATACGTTCCATCGTGAACTCAAGGCCATCTACTCTCTTCCCAGCCATCCCAACCTCCAGCGTACTCCGTCCTTCCTAGTTACCACTGGGCCACCTCAATCTGCAAGTCAGggcgttggagaagagaaccGTGTCCTTTGCGGAATGTTGTATCCGTTTTTGGAGCGGCAATCATTGCAAGAAGTAATCAACCAGAGCAATGAGAGCCACACAAGCCTCCCTCTGGTGGCCAAAGCGAAATGGGCGTTCCAGATATCATCGGCAATGGCGACTGTGCACTCATCGGGACAGTACCACATGGACTTGAAACCGAGCAATATCCTTCTGAACAACGAGAATGACGTGGTTGTGATTGATTGGGAGCAATGTGGTGCGTCTCCGTTCTTCCTCGCACCAGAAGCGAGCGGCTTGTGGGACGTTGAGGTCGTCGCAAACTCAGAAACAGATGAGGCGCAAGAGGCAAAACCTACGATGGCATATCGAGAGTTCATAGGTCCGCTGCTTGATAGCCGTGGGACTTGGCCAAGGCGGAATGTATTCCAATTGTGGCAGCGCGAATGCCCAAGAGCGCTGGAGGCTGCCGAGATCTACAGCGTTGGGAAGAGTTTATGGGTCATCTTTGAGCAAAAAAATGATGACTGGGTTTATGAGAGGAAACATCCGGAGGCGACAACGGTCGAGTGGACTCCTGGGAGCGACGGCGTGTCAGGAGCATGGAAGGATTTCGTATCTCGATGCATGAGCGTGGATCCAAACAAGCGGCCAACATTTGAGCAGGGAGAGAGATTTTGGGAACAGGAATGGAAACAGCTTGAGGAGAACACGAAGGAGATGTGA